Proteins encoded within one genomic window of Camelina sativa cultivar DH55 chromosome 19, Cs, whole genome shotgun sequence:
- the LOC104767087 gene encoding protein EARLY-RESPONSIVE TO DEHYDRATION 7, chloroplastic-like isoform X2, producing MASSGDKQASSLYPTVDTSNPEAPPPHNPSSSSSSTNNLYPSLDMNDLARNLFPEQPETNPSSVSAPPAATEEVILKISGAILHLIDKSYSVELACGDLSIIRIVQGDKVVAVLASVAGEIQWPLTKDENSVKVDESHYFFTLRPTSDEEDGGAGGKKNSDEMLNYGLTIASKGQEHLLVDLEKILEDYSCFTVQQVSEEAKEAGEKVLDVTVARETSPVELTGERKEIVERQCSAYWTTLAPNVEDYSGKAAKLIATGSGHLIKGILWCGDVTMDRLIWGNGFMKRRLSKAEKESEVHPDTLKRIRRVKQMTKMTENVANSVLSGVLKVSGFFTSSVANTKVGKKFFSLLPGEVILASLDGFNKVCDAVEVAGRNVMSTSSTVTTELVDHK from the exons ATGGCTTCCTCCGGCGACAAGCAAGCTTCATCTCTCTACCCAACAGTTGACACATCGAACCCCgaagctcctcctcctcataaCCCTAGCTCCTCATCCTCTTCCACTAATAATCTCTATCCTTCTCTCGATATGAACGATCTCGCTCGTAACCTCTTCCCTGAGCAACCGGAGACTAACCCCTCCTCCGTATCAGCTCCTCCCGCTGCGACGGAGGaagtaattttgaaaatctccGGCGCGATTCTTCACCTGATCGACAAATCTTACAGCGTCGAGCTCGCGTGCGGAGATCTCTCGATCATCCGTATTGTTCAAGGAGATAAAGTTGTCGCTGTGCTCGCTAGTGTCGCCGGTGAGATCCAATGGCCGTTGACTAAAGATGAGAACTCGGTCAAGGTCGATGAGTCTCATTACTTCTTCACGCTCCGACCTACAAGCGATGAAGAAGACGGAGGTGCTGGAGGTAAGAAGAACTCTGACGAAATGTTGAACTACGGACTCACGATTGCTTCGAAAGGTCAAGAGCATTTGCTGGTTGATCTTGAGAAGATCTTGGAGGATTACAGCTGTTTCACGGTTCAGCAAGTCTCAGAGGAAGCGAAAGAAGCAGGGGAGAAGGTTTTGGATGTGACGGTGGCGAGAGAGACGTCTCCGGTTGAGCTTACTGGAGAGAGGAAAGAGATTGTGGAGAGGCAATGTTCGGCGTATTGGACGACGTTAGCTCCCAATGTTGAGGATTATAGTGGGAAGGCGGCGAAGCTGATTGCGACTGGCTCTGGTCATTTGATTAAAGGGATTCTTTGGTGTGGTGATGTGACTATGGATAGGCTTATTTGGGGTAATGGTTTCATGAAACGGAGGTTGTCGAAGGCTGAGAAAGAGAGTGAAGTTCATCCTGACACTTTGAAAAGAATCAGGAG AGTGAAGCAGATGACCAAAATGACAGAGAATGTGGCAAACAGCGTTCTCTCTGGAGTTCTTAAAGTTTCTGGATTCTTTACAAGTTCAGTGGCCAACACTAAAGTAGGAAAGAAATTCTTTAGCCTTCTTCCTGGAGAAGTCATCCTCGCATCTCTTGACGGATTCA ATAAGGTATGTGATGCTGTTGAAGTAGCTGGGAGGAATGTAATGTCAACCTCTTCCACTGTCACAACCGAACTCGTTGATCACAAGTAA